In a single window of the Streptomyces sp. HUAS ZL42 genome:
- a CDS encoding GAF domain-containing protein, giving the protein MESSEAGEARVRLPQLRLDELLEELQARLDAARGTRDRVHSLLEAVLSVGRELDLEQALRSIVEAAAVLVDAEYAALGVIGPDGKRLSAFHTVGVTDEQIARIGPYPEGHGILGELISHPEPLRLGKISQHPASYGFPPHHPPMNTFLGVPIRVREQVFGNLYLTEKRGGVQFDEDDESVLSTLAVAAGVAIDNARLYEESRLRERWLRANAEITHSLMSGAEQAEVLGMIAEQAREISGAALAVVAMPMEDVDSLAVELAVGSEAETLRGMVLPIDGSLIGQAFSTAAPLTSPDVSHDERVSSGPPRFTGLGPAVAVPIGSGADGVRGVVLLVRESGRTPFTEKEIEPLQGFAAQAAIAMELAEHRRDAEEIAVLKDRDRIARDLHDLAIQRLFATGMTLQSAGRFIEHTEASERVVRAVDDLDETIKIIRSTIFGLRSREGGSGSGLRARVVRVVGEAAPVLGFAPSVRMEGLVDTDVPRETADHVVAVLSEALTNIARHARADRADVVLGTDGREVRLTIADNGVGIPAKGRRSGLRNMTERAEQLGGELELNCPEGGGTTLVWRVPVGER; this is encoded by the coding sequence GTGGAAAGCTCCGAGGCCGGGGAGGCTCGCGTGCGGCTGCCGCAGCTGAGGCTGGACGAGTTGCTGGAGGAGCTGCAGGCCCGGCTGGACGCGGCGCGCGGCACGCGTGACCGGGTGCACAGTCTGCTGGAGGCGGTGCTCTCGGTCGGGCGCGAGCTCGACCTGGAGCAGGCGCTTCGGAGCATCGTGGAGGCCGCGGCGGTGCTCGTCGACGCCGAGTACGCCGCGCTCGGTGTGATCGGGCCCGACGGCAAACGGCTGTCTGCGTTCCACACCGTGGGCGTCACCGACGAGCAGATCGCCAGGATCGGCCCCTACCCGGAGGGGCACGGCATCCTGGGGGAGCTCATCAGCCATCCGGAGCCGCTGCGGCTCGGGAAGATCTCCCAGCACCCCGCCTCGTACGGCTTCCCGCCCCACCATCCGCCGATGAACACCTTCCTCGGTGTCCCGATCCGGGTGCGGGAGCAGGTTTTCGGCAACCTGTACCTGACGGAGAAGCGGGGCGGGGTCCAGTTCGACGAGGACGACGAGTCGGTGTTGTCGACGCTGGCCGTGGCGGCCGGCGTCGCCATCGACAACGCCCGCCTTTACGAGGAGTCCCGGCTGCGCGAGCGCTGGCTGCGGGCGAACGCGGAGATCACCCACAGCCTGATGTCCGGAGCCGAGCAGGCCGAGGTCCTAGGCATGATCGCGGAGCAGGCCCGGGAGATCTCCGGTGCGGCCCTCGCGGTGGTGGCGATGCCCATGGAGGACGTCGACTCGCTCGCTGTGGAACTCGCGGTCGGATCGGAGGCCGAGACACTCCGGGGAATGGTGCTGCCGATCGACGGCAGCCTGATCGGGCAGGCCTTCTCCACCGCCGCCCCCCTCACGAGCCCGGACGTGTCCCACGACGAGCGTGTGTCGTCCGGACCCCCACGGTTCACCGGACTCGGGCCGGCCGTGGCCGTCCCCATCGGATCGGGTGCCGACGGGGTGCGAGGCGTCGTCCTGCTGGTTCGCGAGAGCGGCCGGACGCCGTTCACCGAGAAGGAGATCGAACCGCTGCAGGGCTTCGCCGCGCAGGCCGCGATCGCCATGGAACTGGCCGAACACCGCAGGGACGCCGAGGAGATCGCGGTGCTCAAGGACCGCGACCGCATCGCCCGTGATCTGCACGACCTGGCGATCCAGCGGCTGTTCGCCACGGGCATGACTCTGCAGAGCGCGGGGCGCTTCATCGAGCACACGGAGGCTTCCGAACGCGTCGTGCGGGCGGTGGACGACCTCGACGAAACCATCAAGATCATCAGGTCGACGATCTTCGGTCTCCGATCCCGGGAGGGCGGCAGCGGATCGGGACTTCGGGCACGCGTCGTACGGGTGGTCGGAGAGGCGGCGCCGGTGCTGGGCTTCGCCCCCAGCGTCCGCATGGAGGGCCTGGTCGACACCGACGTCCCACGGGAGACCGCCGACCACGTGGTGGCGGTGCTCTCCGAGGCCCTGACCAACATCGCCCGGCACGCCCGCGCCGACCGCGCCGACGTGGTCCTGGGGACCGACGGACGCGAAGTGCGGCTGACGATCGCCGACAACGGCGTGGGCATCCCGGCAAAGGGCCGCCGCAGCGGCCTGCGCAACATGACAGAGCGGGCCGAACAGCTGGGTGGAGAGCTGGAGTTGAACTGTCCGGAGGGCGGGGGTACCACGTTGGTGTGGCGGGTGCCGGTGGGGGAGCGGTAG